One genomic region from Enterobacter hormaechei ATCC 49162 encodes:
- a CDS encoding type I restriction-modification system subunit M — MNNAEQQFLNELDNKFWKAADKLRANMDAANYKHVVLGLIFLKYVSDAFEARQQELITLFRDVGNPDNIYAMSRDGYDSDEEYAQAIVDELEVEDYYTEKNIFWVPKAARWDTLKNKAMLPTGTVLWVDETTGKDVTLRSVSWLVDNALDEIEKTNPKLKGILNRISQYQLGNEVLTGLINTFSDANFSNPEYNGKKLNLKSKDILGHVYEYFLGQFALAEGKQGGQYYTPKSIVTLIVEMLQPYNGRVYDPAMGSGGFFVSSDRFIEEHAGEKQYNAAEQKRNISVYGQESNPTTWKLAAMNMAIRGIDFNFGSKNADTLLDDQHPDLRADFVIANPPFNMKEWWNAKLENDVRWKYGTPPQGNANFAWMQHMIHHLAPKGSMALLLANGSMSSNTNNEGEIRRNLIKADLVECMVALPGQLFTNTQISACIWFLTKDKSSGNGKAHRKGEVLFIDARKIGFMKDRVLRDFTREDIARIADTFHKWQADKEYEDEAGFCFSATLEDIQKNDFVLTPGRYVGATEQDEDDEPFAEKMARLTTQLKDQLEESANLEAQIKANLGGLGYEF, encoded by the coding sequence AACGAGCTGGATAACAAATTCTGGAAAGCCGCCGACAAGCTACGCGCCAACATGGATGCCGCCAACTACAAGCACGTGGTGCTGGGGCTTATCTTCCTCAAGTATGTGTCCGATGCCTTCGAGGCGCGTCAGCAGGAGCTAATCACCTTGTTCCGCGATGTCGGCAACCCGGACAACATCTATGCCATGTCGCGCGACGGTTACGACTCTGATGAAGAGTACGCACAGGCGATTGTGGATGAACTGGAGGTGGAAGATTACTACACCGAAAAGAACATCTTCTGGGTGCCGAAAGCCGCGCGCTGGGACACGCTGAAAAACAAAGCCATGTTGCCGACCGGCACCGTGCTGTGGGTGGATGAAACCACCGGCAAGGATGTGACGCTGCGCTCTGTGTCCTGGCTGGTGGATAACGCGCTCGATGAAATCGAAAAAACCAACCCGAAGCTGAAAGGTATTCTGAACCGTATCAGCCAGTATCAATTGGGCAACGAAGTGTTGACCGGGCTGATTAATACTTTCTCTGACGCCAACTTCAGCAACCCGGAATATAACGGCAAGAAGCTCAACTTAAAGAGCAAAGATATTCTCGGTCACGTGTACGAATATTTCCTCGGCCAGTTCGCGCTGGCGGAAGGTAAGCAGGGCGGCCAGTATTACACGCCAAAAAGTATCGTCACCCTGATTGTTGAAATGCTGCAACCGTATAACGGGCGCGTGTATGACCCGGCGATGGGTTCCGGCGGGTTCTTTGTTTCCAGCGACCGTTTTATCGAAGAGCACGCGGGCGAGAAGCAGTACAACGCCGCCGAGCAGAAGCGCAATATCTCTGTTTACGGCCAGGAGTCGAACCCGACCACCTGGAAGCTGGCGGCAATGAATATGGCGATCCGGGGTATCGACTTTAACTTCGGCAGCAAAAACGCCGACACCCTGCTGGACGACCAGCACCCGGATCTGCGAGCTGACTTCGTGATAGCGAACCCGCCGTTCAACATGAAGGAGTGGTGGAACGCCAAGCTGGAAAACGACGTGCGCTGGAAATACGGCACACCGCCGCAGGGCAACGCCAACTTTGCGTGGATGCAGCACATGATCCATCACCTTGCGCCAAAAGGTTCGATGGCGCTGCTGCTGGCGAACGGTTCGATGAGCTCCAACACCAACAACGAAGGCGAAATCCGCCGTAACCTGATCAAAGCCGATTTGGTCGAGTGCATGGTGGCGCTACCGGGCCAGCTCTTTACCAACACCCAAATCTCGGCCTGTATCTGGTTCCTGACCAAAGACAAATCCAGCGGCAACGGCAAAGCGCACCGCAAAGGCGAAGTGCTGTTTATCGACGCCCGCAAGATTGGCTTTATGAAAGACCGCGTGCTGCGTGACTTTACTCGTGAAGATATCGCCAGAATTGCCGACACCTTCCACAAATGGCAGGCAGATAAAGAGTACGAAGACGAAGCCGGATTCTGCTTCTCTGCAACGCTGGAAGATATTCAGAAAAACGACTTTGTGTTGACCCCTGGGCGCTATGTTGGTGCTACCGAGCAAGACGAAGATGATGAACCCTTTGCCGAGAAAATGGCACGATTGACGACGCAACTGAAAGATCAGTTGGAAGAGAGCGCGAACCTAGAAGCACAGATTAAGGCGAATCTGGGGGGGCTGGGTTATGAGTTTTGA